The following are from one region of the Nostoc cf. commune SO-36 genome:
- a CDS encoding molybdopterin oxidoreductase family protein translates to MSEFTKTLCPYCGVGCGLEVSPPAQHNKATNRDSQGNPIWRVRGDKTHPSSQGMVCVKGATIAESLDKNRLHYPMVRDSLDQEFRRVSWDEAFALITKRIQTIRFTQGPEALCMYGSGQFQTEDYYIAQKLMKGCLGTNNFDANSRLCMSSAVSGYIQSFGSDGPPCCYDDLELTDCAFLIGTNTAECHPIVFNRLAKYHKKNRKVKMIVVDPRRTPTAEAADLHLAIRPGTDIDLLNGIAHLLMRWNYIDTIFMDDCTSNFPAYAEVIRHYPPEVVARQCGISIEDLETAARYWGESQRVLSLWSMGVNQSSEGTAKVRTIINLHLMTGQIGKPGAGPFSLTGQPNAMGGREAGGLAHLLPGYRVVKNPQHRAEVEEFWGLKPGQISPNPGLTAWDMITGLENGAVELLWIAATNPAVSMPDLERTKKALLRSPFTIYQDAYYPTETSAYAHVLLPAAQWGEKTGVMTNSERVITLCSAFHQPPREAKADWEIFAEVGRRLGFEKEFAFANSAEVYAEFVKLTKNRPCDMTGISHAQLKTHGPTQWPHPQESRGAGEAGGETLGKRLYTNLRFHTSDGRARFGAYYSKGLAEPPDPDYPFVLTNGRLYGHWHTQTRTGRIEKICKMHPEPFIEIHPRDAARLDIVDGIYVEVRSRRGKAKFPAKVTKAIAPGTVFVPMHWGSLWADNAEANALTHPEACPDSLQPELKACAVQLIPISVKVTIKNHQLQSSQW, encoded by the coding sequence ATCGCAGAATCTTTAGATAAAAATAGATTACATTATCCAATGGTGCGAGACTCCTTAGATCAAGAGTTTCGCCGCGTTAGTTGGGATGAAGCTTTTGCTCTCATCACCAAGCGTATTCAAACTATCCGCTTCACCCAAGGGCCAGAAGCCTTATGTATGTATGGTTCCGGTCAGTTTCAAACGGAAGATTATTACATAGCCCAGAAACTGATGAAAGGCTGTCTGGGTACTAATAATTTTGATGCCAACTCTCGCTTATGTATGTCTAGTGCTGTGTCTGGCTACATTCAAAGCTTTGGCTCAGATGGGCCGCCATGTTGTTACGATGACCTAGAATTAACCGATTGTGCATTTTTAATTGGCACTAATACAGCCGAATGTCACCCGATTGTTTTTAACCGACTGGCAAAATATCACAAAAAGAACCGCAAAGTCAAAATGATTGTGGTTGATCCCCGACGCACACCAACCGCAGAAGCCGCTGATTTGCATTTAGCCATTCGTCCCGGTACAGATATCGATTTGTTAAACGGCATCGCTCACTTGTTGATGCGCTGGAACTACATCGATACCATTTTCATGGACGACTGCACCAGCAACTTTCCCGCTTATGCTGAAGTAATTCGCCACTATCCGCCAGAAGTGGTGGCTCGTCAATGTGGAATCAGCATTGAAGATTTAGAAACAGCCGCTCGTTATTGGGGTGAATCGCAGCGAGTATTATCCTTGTGGTCAATGGGTGTAAATCAATCCTCAGAAGGGACGGCTAAGGTAAGAACAATTATTAACCTGCACCTGATGACTGGACAAATTGGCAAACCTGGGGCTGGGCCTTTTTCCCTCACTGGTCAGCCAAACGCAATGGGAGGAAGGGAAGCCGGAGGTTTAGCACATTTATTACCGGGTTATCGGGTGGTGAAAAATCCGCAGCACCGCGCAGAAGTTGAGGAGTTTTGGGGACTTAAGCCAGGACAGATTTCGCCCAATCCCGGTTTAACTGCTTGGGATATGATTACTGGTTTGGAAAACGGCGCTGTAGAGTTATTGTGGATTGCGGCTACTAATCCAGCAGTAAGTATGCCAGATTTGGAGCGAACTAAGAAGGCATTATTGCGATCGCCTTTCACTATCTACCAAGACGCTTATTATCCCACAGAAACCTCTGCCTACGCTCACGTTTTGCTACCAGCCGCCCAGTGGGGTGAAAAAACTGGCGTGATGACAAACTCTGAACGAGTGATAACTCTTTGTTCAGCATTCCACCAACCGCCAAGAGAAGCTAAAGCAGACTGGGAAATTTTTGCCGAAGTTGGACGTAGATTAGGTTTTGAGAAAGAATTTGCCTTTGCTAACTCTGCTGAAGTTTATGCTGAGTTTGTCAAACTAACTAAAAATCGCCCTTGCGATATGACGGGTATCAGCCACGCGCAATTAAAGACGCATGGCCCGACTCAATGGCCTCACCCTCAAGAGAGCAGGGGAGCAGGGGAAGCAGGGGGAGAAACTTTAGGAAAGCGGTTATATACTAACTTGCGCTTCCACACATCTGATGGACGCGCTCGATTTGGAGCATATTACTCAAAGGGATTGGCAGAACCACCAGACCCAGATTATCCTTTTGTGCTAACTAATGGACGACTTTACGGACACTGGCATACGCAGACACGTACCGGACGGATTGAAAAAATTTGTAAAATGCATCCTGAACCGTTTATCGAAATTCATCCCCGTGATGCTGCTCGGTTAGATATTGTAGATGGTATCTATGTAGAAGTGCGATCGCGTCGGGGTAAAGCCAAGTTTCCTGCTAAAGTGACAAAAGCGATCGCACCTGGTACAGTTTTTGTCCCCATGCACTGGGGTTCACTGTGGGCAGATAATGCCGAAGCCAACGCCCTCACCCATCCAGAAGCGTGCCCCGATTCACTGCAACCAGAATTAAAAGCCTGTGCAGTGCAGTTGATACCAATTTCTGTAAAAGTTACAATCAAAAATCATCAACTCCAGTCCTCACAATGGTAA
- a CDS encoding phosphate-starvation-inducible PsiE family protein, which yields MRKLLREILGATKDENFMHIIENIEVIVSKVLSIFMVIVILVAIGDLGIFIFKELFTAPYAKFNTTLYKIFGLFLNVLIALEILENITAYLRRHVFQVELVIVTSLIAVARKIIILDLEKVRGIDIIGLGIAILALSISYLIIRLSNSKNY from the coding sequence ATGAGAAAGTTACTGAGGGAAATTCTAGGGGCTACCAAAGATGAGAACTTCATGCACATCATTGAAAACATAGAAGTGATAGTTTCTAAAGTTCTATCTATTTTTATGGTAATCGTAATTTTGGTAGCGATCGGGGATTTAGGAATATTTATTTTTAAAGAACTATTTACAGCGCCTTATGCCAAATTTAACACAACATTATATAAAATTTTTGGGTTATTTTTAAACGTTCTAATTGCTTTAGAGATTTTAGAAAATATCACAGCTTATTTACGAAGACACGTTTTTCAAGTTGAATTAGTTATTGTCACATCTTTAATTGCTGTTGCTAGAAAAATTATTATTCTTGACTTAGAAAAAGTTAGAGGTATTGATATAATTGGTTTAGGAATTGCTATTCTCGCCCTATCAATTAGTTATTTGATAATTCGTCTCAGTAATTCCAAAAATTATTAA
- a CDS encoding nitrate reductase associated protein: MTDFFEFEADFVDSLRCIPMQVRCKLDTCGIKLKLSDWNQMTTTERQALVELPCTTETEIKFYQEHIQQLIIQRTGTPATKLPIEAHPAWLDSATVPANIQEKAQELGVTLTQQNWASLTPLQRFALIKLSHPGHENKNFKRAIAEFHLL; the protein is encoded by the coding sequence ATGACAGATTTCTTTGAATTTGAAGCAGACTTTGTTGATTCACTGCGTTGCATCCCCATGCAGGTGCGTTGCAAATTAGATACCTGTGGGATCAAACTAAAACTGTCTGATTGGAATCAAATGACTACAACCGAGCGTCAAGCTTTAGTCGAATTACCTTGCACTACAGAAACAGAAATTAAGTTTTATCAAGAGCATATCCAGCAATTAATCATACAACGCACAGGTACACCAGCGACAAAATTGCCCATTGAGGCTCATCCTGCATGGCTAGACTCTGCTACTGTACCAGCCAACATCCAGGAAAAAGCTCAAGAATTAGGTGTAACCCTGACACAGCAAAATTGGGCATCTTTAACCCCCTTACAGCGTTTCGCCTTGATTAAACTTAGCCACCCAGGGCATGAAAACAAAAACTTTAAGAGAGCGATCGCAGAATTTCATCTGCTTTAA
- a CDS encoding PrsW family glutamic-type intramembrane protease: protein MTGKNARHNAFLRLVSGNGATFGAESRYSLPPSKEMVIGRDPSCQVVLDAMTYRMVSRRHAVVRPLSLSPDSKFSWVLCDLNSANGTYLNGQRLYECQELHPGDRISLGADGPQYVFEYEYTSITPATTVNQVVPLPSATNYHGHTQLKQPDYVSFTQLFPIISTGKDLTRKAYLIPGILTVIFVVLMFATVGRPQANQVIVATYIAFAAYYFVYQLCGKQKPWWVLMAAAISTTLILLSPLLDLFIFFFRGILPGSLPTPQESITFTELLVRMFFGAGMMEELLKALPILGAFAIGRISSSPWRERIGVWEPLDGILLGTASAVGFTLLETLGQYVPDITQNVTQQVGIGAAGQLAGLQLLIPRILGSVAGHMAYSGYLGYFIGLAVLKPSRSWQILSIGYLSASALHALWNATGSINALLLVVVGVLSYAFLMAAILKARALSPTRSQNFATRFLGPK from the coding sequence ATGACAGGCAAAAACGCAAGACATAATGCATTTCTGCGGCTAGTGTCTGGTAATGGGGCAACTTTTGGAGCCGAATCTCGCTACTCGCTGCCCCCCAGTAAAGAAATGGTCATTGGACGCGACCCCAGCTGCCAAGTTGTCTTGGATGCCATGACGTACCGGATGGTTTCTCGTCGTCATGCAGTGGTTCGTCCCCTCTCGCTATCCCCAGATAGCAAATTTAGCTGGGTGCTTTGTGATTTAAATAGTGCTAATGGCACTTATTTGAATGGACAACGCTTGTATGAATGTCAGGAATTGCACCCAGGCGATCGCATTTCTCTAGGTGCTGATGGGCCACAATACGTTTTTGAGTACGAGTATACCTCAATTACCCCGGCGACGACAGTGAACCAAGTTGTACCACTGCCTTCGGCGACGAACTACCACGGCCACACGCAATTAAAGCAGCCAGATTATGTTAGCTTCACGCAGCTTTTTCCAATTATTTCCACTGGTAAAGATTTAACTCGAAAAGCTTACCTCATACCCGGAATACTGACTGTAATCTTTGTGGTGCTGATGTTTGCTACAGTCGGTCGCCCCCAAGCTAATCAAGTGATCGTCGCAACTTACATCGCCTTCGCCGCCTACTATTTTGTTTACCAACTTTGCGGCAAACAGAAACCTTGGTGGGTGCTAATGGCTGCGGCAATAAGTACGACGCTGATTTTGCTCAGTCCCCTGCTGGATCTATTTATCTTCTTTTTTCGCGGCATCCTACCTGGAAGCTTGCCCACGCCTCAAGAATCTATCACCTTTACAGAGTTGCTGGTACGGATGTTTTTTGGCGCTGGGATGATGGAGGAATTACTTAAGGCATTACCTATATTAGGGGCCTTTGCTATCGGTAGAATATCGTCTTCACCTTGGCGGGAACGTATAGGGGTTTGGGAACCTCTAGATGGTATTCTCTTAGGAACAGCTTCTGCTGTGGGCTTTACTCTGCTAGAAACTCTCGGTCAGTATGTGCCAGATATTACTCAAAATGTCACGCAACAAGTTGGTATAGGCGCTGCTGGTCAACTGGCAGGTTTACAACTGCTAATTCCACGTATTTTAGGCTCTGTAGCCGGACACATGGCTTATAGTGGCTACCTGGGTTATTTTATCGGCTTGGCTGTTCTCAAACCTAGTAGAAGTTGGCAAATTCTTTCTATTGGTTATCTTAGTGCCTCTGCGCTCCATGCTCTGTGGAATGCTACAGGATCAATAAATGCCTTGCTGCTGGTAGTTGTTGGGGTGTTATCTTACGCCTTTTTGATGGCAGCAATTCTCAAAGCCCGGGCACTTTCACCGACGCGATCGCAAAATTTTGCTACCCGATTTTTGGGGCCAAAATAA
- a CDS encoding CHAT domain-containing protein, with translation MPSLNLAIARLLNTGTDNFAIWVVKAPYPSGYVLRDCVWPVELTQAWQEWQQMFAGHGRLDIPPNSTQKSNPFPVDWILPTSGQTTSPYSSRLMQYLGMNLWRWVFDGQILGSLERSRGIAMGQDTRLRFRLEIRDPDLIAFPWEIMQREPGQSAMSLSQDLLFSRTSTEVDPLPYLRTDQALSILLVLGHDDKLQLEQEAAILQQSLADTRVGGNSSRYAPCIVHKLLQPTPQELIQELESRSYNVFFYAGHGLPDPDGGLLFLRPDMPLNGIELAQVLTRTGVKLAVFNACWGAQPAAINNQAIPASSLAEVLIRHGVPAVLGMRDEIADHESHSFIQAFTEALRSHKPIDEAVAQARQELLTLYKFNQPAWTLPVLYLHPDFNGELIKNMDEGITELPDTAIPDVGSPVLTATLRSLAPKGKTWLLHYGVSRIGRTKDNDIVIPEPSVSKRHAEIFCRNTLTDATLVRTYYLQDFSTYGTTWFLGPNGWQQILREEVPLKSGMQLKFGSARGEIWEFVIEDS, from the coding sequence ATGCCATCCCTGAATTTGGCGATCGCCCGTCTTCTAAACACTGGCACTGACAACTTCGCCATCTGGGTGGTCAAGGCTCCCTATCCCAGTGGCTACGTTTTACGTGACTGTGTATGGCCCGTTGAACTGACCCAAGCCTGGCAAGAATGGCAACAGATGTTTGCTGGTCATGGTCGCTTAGATATTCCCCCAAACTCAACTCAAAAGTCCAACCCATTCCCCGTAGATTGGATTTTACCCACTTCAGGTCAGACCACTAGCCCCTACAGCAGTCGTCTGATGCAATACTTGGGAATGAATTTATGGCGTTGGGTATTCGACGGACAAATTCTCGGTAGTTTAGAACGCAGTCGCGGGATTGCGATGGGTCAGGATACACGTTTGCGCTTTCGACTAGAAATTCGTGACCCGGATCTGATCGCTTTTCCTTGGGAAATTATGCAGCGTGAGCCTGGTCAATCGGCTATGTCTCTTTCTCAAGATTTACTATTTAGTCGCACCAGCACTGAAGTTGACCCCTTACCCTATTTGCGAACTGACCAAGCTTTAAGTATCTTGCTGGTTTTAGGTCATGATGACAAGCTACAACTAGAACAAGAAGCCGCTATTTTACAGCAAAGTCTTGCGGATACGCGGGTCGGTGGTAATTCTTCAAGATATGCACCTTGTATAGTACATAAACTCTTACAACCAACTCCACAAGAGTTGATTCAAGAATTAGAAAGCAGATCGTACAATGTTTTCTTTTACGCGGGGCATGGTTTGCCAGACCCAGACGGGGGATTACTGTTTTTGCGACCAGATATGCCCCTCAATGGCATAGAATTGGCGCAAGTGTTGACCCGTACAGGTGTGAAACTAGCGGTTTTTAACGCTTGTTGGGGCGCACAACCAGCTGCAATTAATAATCAAGCCATACCTGCCAGCAGTTTAGCAGAAGTCCTAATTCGTCATGGTGTACCTGCGGTTTTAGGAATGCGCGATGAAATTGCTGATCATGAAAGCCACAGTTTTATTCAAGCCTTTACCGAAGCTTTGCGATCGCACAAGCCAATTGATGAAGCCGTAGCACAGGCTAGACAAGAGTTATTAACACTGTATAAATTTAATCAACCTGCTTGGACTTTGCCTGTTCTCTACCTGCATCCAGATTTTAATGGCGAACTCATTAAAAATATGGATGAAGGTATTACAGAACTACCAGATACAGCCATTCCTGATGTAGGTTCTCCGGTTTTGACTGCAACTTTGCGATCGCTTGCTCCCAAAGGCAAAACTTGGTTATTGCATTATGGAGTTAGCCGCATCGGTCGCACGAAAGACAATGATATTGTCATCCCCGAACCATCTGTATCCAAACGCCATGCGGAAATATTCTGCCGCAATACTCTTACTGATGCTACATTAGTGCGAACTTATTACTTGCAAGATTTTTCCACCTACGGGACAACCTGGTTTTTAGGCCCTAATGGTTGGCAACAAATCCTCCGAGAGGAAGTCCCGTTGAAATCGGGAATGCAGTTAAAGTTTGGAAGTGCTAGAGGTGAAATCTGGGAGTTTGTTATTGAAGACTCATAG